Proteins encoded in a region of the Pieris rapae chromosome 12, ilPieRapa1.1, whole genome shotgun sequence genome:
- the LOC111001889 gene encoding small integral membrane protein 8 → MNKIYIMSDNTKNSHEKPGDGIRSMKSTTAFRVVNFELYAKPNIVVMSIGAACFGLALGYIAYMRQKYESMGYYSAIDADGKEIFEKKKSKWD, encoded by the exons atgaataaaatttatataatgagtgataatacaaaaaacagtCATGAGAAACCTGGAGATGGTATTAGATCTATGAAGTCAACAACAGCATTTCGTGTTGTAAATTTTGAACTGTATGCTAAGCCG aacattgTAGTAATGAGTATTGGTGCAGCATGCTTTGGTCTTGCCTTAGGTTACATAGCATATATGAGGCAGAAATATGAATCAATGGGTTACTATTCCGCTATAGACGCTGATGGAAAAgagatatttgaaaaaaagaaGTCTAAGTGGGATTGA